The proteins below come from a single Streptomyces sp. SCSIO 75703 genomic window:
- the mqnE gene encoding aminofutalosine synthase MqnE, producing the protein MDVGLKRELEEKVGEGVRLTREDGIALYESDDLAWLGGLAHEVRTRKNGDVVHFNVNRHLNMTNVCTASCAYCSFQRKPGEKDAYTMRIEEAVKLARAMEAENLTELHIVNGLHPNLPWRYYPRSLRELKAALPDVSLKAFTATEIHHFETISGLGASEILDELIDAGLESLTGGGAEIFDWEVRQHIVDHRTHWEDWSRIHRLAHEKGLKTPCTMLYGHIEEPRHRVDHVLRLRELQDETGGFQVFIPLRYQHDFVDMRDGKVRNRLQARTQMATGAEALKTFAVSRLLFDNVPHVKVFWVMHGVRTAQLALQHGADDMDGSVVEYKITHDADNYGTPDKLTREDLLDLIRDAGFRPVERNTRYEVIREYDGPDPARRESPQPMRV; encoded by the coding sequence ATGGACGTCGGGCTCAAGCGCGAGCTGGAGGAGAAGGTCGGGGAGGGTGTCCGCCTGACCCGTGAGGACGGCATCGCGCTCTACGAGTCGGACGACCTGGCCTGGCTGGGCGGTCTCGCGCACGAGGTGCGCACCCGCAAGAACGGCGACGTCGTGCACTTCAACGTCAACCGCCACCTCAACATGACGAACGTGTGCACCGCGTCCTGCGCCTACTGCTCCTTCCAGCGCAAGCCGGGCGAGAAGGACGCGTACACGATGCGCATCGAGGAGGCCGTGAAGCTCGCCCGCGCGATGGAGGCGGAGAACCTCACCGAGCTGCACATCGTCAACGGCCTCCACCCCAACCTGCCCTGGCGCTACTACCCGCGCTCGCTGCGGGAACTGAAGGCCGCGCTGCCGGACGTGTCGCTGAAGGCGTTCACGGCCACCGAGATCCACCACTTCGAGACGATCTCCGGCCTCGGCGCCTCCGAGATCCTCGACGAACTGATCGACGCCGGGCTGGAGTCCCTCACCGGCGGCGGCGCGGAGATCTTCGACTGGGAGGTGCGGCAGCACATCGTCGACCACCGCACCCACTGGGAGGACTGGTCGCGCATCCACCGGCTGGCGCACGAGAAGGGCCTCAAGACCCCGTGCACCATGCTCTACGGCCACATCGAGGAGCCCCGCCACCGCGTGGACCACGTGCTGCGGCTGCGCGAACTCCAGGACGAGACCGGCGGGTTCCAGGTCTTCATCCCCCTGCGCTACCAGCACGACTTCGTCGACATGCGGGACGGCAAGGTCCGCAACCGGCTCCAGGCCCGCACCCAGATGGCCACCGGCGCCGAGGCCCTGAAGACCTTCGCCGTCTCCCGGCTGCTCTTCGACAACGTCCCGCACGTCAAGGTCTTCTGGGTCATGCACGGCGTCCGGACCGCGCAGCTCGCCCTCCAGCACGGCGCGGACGACATGGACGGCTCGGTCGTCGAGTACAAGATCACGCACGACGCCGACAACTACGGCACCCCGGACAAGCTCACCCGCGAGGACCTGCTCGACCTGATCCGCGACGCCGGCTTCCGCCCGGTGGAGCGCAACACGCGCTACGAGGTCATCCGCGAGTACGACGGCCCGGACCCCGCGCGCCGCGAGTCCCCGCAGCCGATGCGGGTGTGA
- a CDS encoding Lrp/AsnC family transcriptional regulator, with translation MDAVDRQLIQALRENGRASYAELGRLVGLSGPSVTDRINRLEAAGVITGYRATVDAASLGLGVTALIGISLSDAADHEDVAQRLKAQREIEDCWFIAGEDSFMLKIRATDVDGLERIIRRLSGTKGVSRTRTTIVLSTKWENRVGELPDEV, from the coding sequence ATGGACGCGGTGGACAGGCAGCTCATCCAGGCCCTCCGGGAGAACGGCCGGGCCTCCTACGCGGAGCTGGGCCGCCTCGTGGGCCTGTCGGGACCCAGCGTCACCGACCGCATCAACCGGCTGGAGGCGGCCGGCGTCATCACCGGCTACCGGGCCACCGTCGACGCCGCCTCGCTCGGGCTCGGCGTGACCGCCCTGATCGGCATCTCCCTCTCCGACGCCGCCGACCACGAGGACGTCGCCCAGCGGCTGAAGGCCCAACGGGAGATCGAGGACTGCTGGTTCATCGCCGGCGAGGACTCCTTCATGCTCAAGATCCGCGCGACCGACGTGGACGGGCTGGAGCGCATCATCCGCCGGCTCTCCGGCACCAAGGGGGTCTCCCGGACCCGTACCACCATCGTGCTCTCCACCAAGTGGGAGAACCGCGTGGGCGAACTCCCGGACGAGGTCTGA